AAATCTACGAAAAGCCTCCCGCTTAAACAAGCAAAATGCACGCCGACCTTGAATTCGCTTGCTTTTATGCGCCATTTTTTCTAAGTTTAGACTCTGAAAAACCGGATAAGCCGATGAAGCGCGAAACGGGTCGAATCGGCTTTTTTTGTTTACAGAGCAGGGAATGGCGAAAAACAATCGCGAAAAAACCCATTTCGTTTGTCAGGAATGCGGCGCCGCGTTTTCCAAGTGGCAGGGGAGATGCTCCGAGTGCGGCGCCTGGAACAGTCTGATCGAAGAGCGCGTTGCGGCTACGGCATCGCGTAATTCGCTCATGACGCCCTCCAAACCGGCGGTGATTCGGTCGCTGCATCAGATCGATTCCGCTTCCCAACCGCGCCTGGCGATGCGCAGCAGCGAGTTGAATCGCGTCCTTGGCGGCGGACTCGTGCGCGGTTCGGTCGTGCTCATCGGCGGCGATCCCGGCATCGGCAAATCGACGTTACTGCTGCAGGAGGCTGCAGCGCTGGCCGGCGACTCTCTCAAGGTGCTCTATGTCACCGGTGAGGAGTCGCTCGAACAAATCAAAATGCGGGCCGATCGATTGGCCTTGACCTCCGAACACCTTTTCCTTTTAGCCGAGACTGAAATCGAGGCCGTCCTTCACGCCGTCGATCAAGTGCAGCCGGGTTTGGTGGTCATTGATTCCATTCAGACCATGTATTCCTCGTTGTTGGAGAGCGCGCCGGGCAGCGTCGGCCAAGTCAGGGAGTGCGCTCATCTTCTCATTCAGGCGGCCAAAGAGCGCGCCATGCCCGTGCTTATGGTGGGCCACGTCACCAAAGAGGGATTTCTCGCCGGCCCCAAAACGCTGGAGCACATGGTGGATGCACTGATTCTCTTCGAGGGCGATCGAGAGCAGTTCTACCGGATTTTGCGCGCCGTCAAAAACCGCTTCGGTTCGACGCGAGAGATCGGCGTCTTTGAAATGCGCGAGGACGGCCTGATCGACGTCCCCAATCCGAGCGCAGTCTTTTTATCGGAGCGGCAGACCGGCAGCGGCGCGACGGTTGCCTGCTGCATGGAGGGTACTCGACCGATCCTGCTCGAAATCCAGGCTTTGGCGGCGCCGACCAAATACGGCTATCCGCAACGGATCGCCACCGGCATGGACGCTAAGCGGCTGATCATGCTGCTCGCCGTGCTCGAGCGGCGACTCGGCTATCAGGTCGGCAGTATGGACGTTTTCCTCAACGTCGTCGGCGGGCTGCGCATCGACGAGCCGGCCGCGGACTTGGCGGTAATCGTCAGCATCGCCTCCAGCGTCCGCAATCGCGAGATCGATCCTGCGGCGCTGTTTATCGGCGAAGTCGGCCTGGGCGGCGAGCTGCGCTCGGTCATGCATATCGAAGCGCGCATCGCCGAGGCGGAGAAAATGGGCTTTGAGCGCATCATAGTACCCAAGGGCAACAGCCGCTCGCTTCGTTCTTTCGACAAAATTCAGGTCATTCCGGCAGCCACGGCATACGAGGCTTTCAAACAGGCGGTGCAGTAGAGCGCATGAAGTTTGAGCTGCAGAAAATCGATCGCACCACCGGCGCGCGCGCGGGAGTGCTGACCACCGATCACGGCGCCGTCGAAACGCCCGTATTCATGCCGGTCGGCACCCAGGGCAGCGTTAAAGCGGTCTCGCCCGCCGAGCTGCAGGAGGTCGGCGCACAGATCATTCTCAGCAACACCTATCATCTTTATCTGCGGCCGGGACAAGAAATCGTTCGCAAAGCCGGCGGCATTCAAGCCTTCAGCGCCTGGCACCGGCCGGTGCTGACCGACAGCGGCGGCTTTCAAATATTCAGCCTGAATGATCTTAACAAGGTCACGGAACAAGGACTCGAATTCCGCTCCCACCTCGACGGCTCGAAGCATTTCTTTACGCCGGAAAAAGTGGTGGAAATTCAGCGGGATCTCGGTTCGGACATTATGATGGTGCTGGATGAATGCGTGCCGCTGCCTGCGGATTTTGTCTATGTCCGCAAGTCGGTCAAGCTCACCGTCGATTGGGCGCGCCGCAGCCTCGAGACATTTCGTCGATTACCCGAACGCCATCCCTTCACCCAAGCGCTGTTCGGCATCGTTCAGGGAGCTACCTTTGCCGAGCTTCGGCGAGAGTGCGCTCAGGCGTTGATCGAAATGGACTTTGACGGCTATGCGATCGGGGGACTATCCGTCGGCGAAAGCAAAGAAGAAATGTACGAAATGACCGCCGTGGTTACGGAGCTTTTGCCGAAAGATAAGCCGCGCTATCTGATGGGCGTCGGCAAGCCGGAGGATCTGCTCGAAGGCATTGAACGCGGCATCGACATGTTCGACTGCATTCTGCCGACCCGCAACGGCCGCAACGGCCAAGCGTTCACCGCTGACGGGCCGATCAACATCAAGAACCTGGCGCACCGTGAGGCGTTTTCACCCTTGGACGAAACGTGCGACTGTTACACCTGCCGCAATTTTACCCGCGCATATCTGCGGCATCTCTATTTGGCAAAAGAGCTGCTGGTGCTGAGGCTTCTCAGCATTCACAATCTGCGTTTTTATCTCCGGCTGATGCAGCAGGCGCGGCAGGCCATCCTGGCCGATGAATTCTACGCATTTAAAAAGCGCTTTTTGGCAAGATACCTTGACAGTTCATTTTAACTGAGGAGAGATTATGTACGTTCTGCTTTCGCTCATCGCATCCGCGGGCGGTTCAGCGTCCGGCGGCGCCCAGCCGAGCCCGTTCGGCATGTTCCTGCCTTTGATTCTCATTTTTCTGATCATGTGGCTGATGATTTTTCAGCCGCAGGCCAAGAAACAAAAGCAGCATCAGAAAATGCTTGCCGAAACGCAACCTGGGGATCGGGTTTTGACCATCGGCGGCATCCTGGGCACCGTCAAGGGCTTCAAGAAAGACAATCAGATCGTCATTTTGGAAATCGCCGACAACTGCAAAATCGAGCTCCTGCGCAGCTCGATCGCGCAAAACTTTTCCGCCGAAGAACGGAATCTGGCGTCGGCAAAGAAATGAAGCTGCTGTTTATGGGCACGCCCGATTTTGCCGTGCCCACTTTGCAGAAACTGGCACAGAGCGGTTATCCTCTCGTTGCCGTAGTGACCGCTCCGGATAAACCGGCGGGACGCGGGCAAAGGCTGACGCCTCCGGCCGTCAAGGTCGCGGCGCAGGAACTCTCGATTCCCGTCCTTCAGCCGGAGAATCTGAACGACAACGAGTTTCTTCAAACCCTGGAGCAGTTGCAAGCCGACCTCTACGTTGTGGCGGCTTTCCGCATTTTGCCGGAATCGGTCCTTCGTCTGCCTCCTCTTGGGGCAATCAATCTGCACGCTTCTCTGTTGCCGAAATACCGCGGTGCAGCGCCGATCCAATGGGCGCTCATTAACGGCGAAAAAGAGACCGGCGTGACCACCTTTTTCATCGAAAAGCAGGTCGACACCGGCAAAATCCTTCTGCAAAAGGCGGTGCCGATTCCTGAAGAGATGACGGCCGGCGAGCTGCACGATCTGCTGGCCATAGTAGGTGCTGATCTGGTGCTCGAGACTGTCGAAGGAATTGCCCGTGGCACGCTGACGCCGCGGGATCAAATCGGAGAACCCAGTCGCGCACCAAAGCTGACTCCGGAGATGGAGCGCATCGACTGGAGGTTGCCGGCGCGAGCGCTGCACAATTGGATTCGCGGCATGTCGCCGATACCGGGAATGAAGACGCTGCGGCAAGGCAGGAGCATCAAAATTTTGCGCACCCGCGTTGCGGCGGAAAACGGCACTGCCGAACCGCCGGGCACGGTTTTGAGCGCTTCAGACGGCAAGTTGACCGTGCAGACCGGCGAGGGAGCTTTGGACATTCTCACGCTCAAGCCCGAAGGCAAACGCACCATGACGGCGGGAGAGTTTCTGCGCGGTTACCGTATCCGAAAAGGTGAGCGGTTCGAATAGATGGCAAAATCGCGTAAAGCGAGAGAGGCGGCATTGGAAGCTCTGCTCCGCATTGAGCGGGACGGCGGTTACAGCGACATCGTCCTCGCCCAAACTCTGGCGCGCAACCAGTTGTCCGAACGCGATCGGGCGTTCGTCAGCGAACTGGTTCGCGGTGTGGTGCGGTGGAAAAGCTTCCTCGAACATCTCATTGCCTCGACCTTTCACGGCGACCCTATCGTTATACCCCTCGATGTGGCTTTGCTGCTCAAGGCGGCGTTCTACCAAATTCATTTCATGCGCACGCCGGCCTTTGCAGCCGTCAATGAGTGCATCGAGGCTCTCAAAGCGCGAAAAATGTATGCCTGGACCGGTGTGGCGAACGGAATGCTCCGCGGCTATCTGCGTCGGGAAAAGACTATTGTTTTACCGGATGAAATGTCGTCTCCGGCCGCGCATCTTGCCGCCAAACATGCGCATCCCGAGTGGATGGTCGCCCGCTGGCTGCAGCGGTACGGATTTTCAGAGACGGAAAGGCTCTGCGAGGCCAATAAC
This candidate division KSB1 bacterium DNA region includes the following protein-coding sequences:
- the radA gene encoding DNA repair protein RadA; the protein is MAKNNREKTHFVCQECGAAFSKWQGRCSECGAWNSLIEERVAATASRNSLMTPSKPAVIRSLHQIDSASQPRLAMRSSELNRVLGGGLVRGSVVLIGGDPGIGKSTLLLQEAAALAGDSLKVLYVTGEESLEQIKMRADRLALTSEHLFLLAETEIEAVLHAVDQVQPGLVVIDSIQTMYSSLLESAPGSVGQVRECAHLLIQAAKERAMPVLMVGHVTKEGFLAGPKTLEHMVDALILFEGDREQFYRILRAVKNRFGSTREIGVFEMREDGLIDVPNPSAVFLSERQTGSGATVACCMEGTRPILLEIQALAAPTKYGYPQRIATGMDAKRLIMLLAVLERRLGYQVGSMDVFLNVVGGLRIDEPAADLAVIVSIASSVRNREIDPAALFIGEVGLGGELRSVMHIEARIAEAEKMGFERIIVPKGNSRSLRSFDKIQVIPAATAYEAFKQAVQ
- the tgt gene encoding tRNA guanosine(34) transglycosylase Tgt — its product is MKFELQKIDRTTGARAGVLTTDHGAVETPVFMPVGTQGSVKAVSPAELQEVGAQIILSNTYHLYLRPGQEIVRKAGGIQAFSAWHRPVLTDSGGFQIFSLNDLNKVTEQGLEFRSHLDGSKHFFTPEKVVEIQRDLGSDIMMVLDECVPLPADFVYVRKSVKLTVDWARRSLETFRRLPERHPFTQALFGIVQGATFAELRRECAQALIEMDFDGYAIGGLSVGESKEEMYEMTAVVTELLPKDKPRYLMGVGKPEDLLEGIERGIDMFDCILPTRNGRNGQAFTADGPINIKNLAHREAFSPLDETCDCYTCRNFTRAYLRHLYLAKELLVLRLLSIHNLRFYLRLMQQARQAILADEFYAFKKRFLARYLDSSF
- the yajC gene encoding preprotein translocase subunit YajC, encoding MYVLLSLIASAGGSASGGAQPSPFGMFLPLILIFLIMWLMIFQPQAKKQKQHQKMLAETQPGDRVLTIGGILGTVKGFKKDNQIVILEIADNCKIELLRSSIAQNFSAEERNLASAKK
- the fmt gene encoding methionyl-tRNA formyltransferase — translated: MKLLFMGTPDFAVPTLQKLAQSGYPLVAVVTAPDKPAGRGQRLTPPAVKVAAQELSIPVLQPENLNDNEFLQTLEQLQADLYVVAAFRILPESVLRLPPLGAINLHASLLPKYRGAAPIQWALINGEKETGVTTFFIEKQVDTGKILLQKAVPIPEEMTAGELHDLLAIVGADLVLETVEGIARGTLTPRDQIGEPSRAPKLTPEMERIDWRLPARALHNWIRGMSPIPGMKTLRQGRSIKILRTRVAAENGTAEPPGTVLSASDGKLTVQTGEGALDILTLKPEGKRTMTAGEFLRGYRIRKGERFE